A single Drosophila ananassae strain 14024-0371.13 chromosome 3L, ASM1763931v2, whole genome shotgun sequence DNA region contains:
- the LOC6495376 gene encoding transcription factor HIVEP3 isoform X2, producing MARRKGSGRGKSTVNSRKSALETAREKLKDEPPANTSQDNQFDNNMENATTTTAKHYKTTGKQYKTNKVNNTRRATAAAAAAAAAAATVATTATSSSSTPATKKQTYRETATTTQRTGTSKANRAASTATASTEATVATVATSAVATPIKAAATVADVASNSSSKPSTSTRDKLSELPLPAADNNNHNNNNNNNNHNNNNNNNNHHSDNSISENNYEFKSCRDKASLSDSKMTLQQMAAVSSNKEPVAPNSSNTTVTAAAAAVVTATPTDEAAFGECSNISRYLHKKFKRLASTTEVENANGNGNLSGDAGRTTSLSSNSSLSPPPPPMVANGHHLTQPPQPQQQQQQQQQHPQPVPPSTQQHDFSANFVNSNHVNAIGQEESQKAVPRTRTPLSSSNSNTNSNYAANATLSPATFAQHQQLTQPTAGGGVPGGGGGGGGGGVTTPAGEKAGRYVCPYCSLICAKPSVLEKHIRAHTNERPYPCDPCGIAFKTKSNLYKHCRSRSHAARARGLEVPPDADDGLSDQDADLSNSSSELPSRAGSPYDEPMSSPTPSPSTLSAAKSAYIQQPPLPQHMQQLPLGSPAAGTLPPATADNLHSATAQHRSSVDYKPYKPKFHNASLYAPGSSKDQQQQQLHLAQQQQQQQQQQQQLAQQKLLTQLPMVQQPSLTHPTLSPSTQMKMKNHITSHQLQLQLQQQLHAQQSLLVGLPPVPPAGVYYLGQPPYYNQDPTAAAIHQQLVLQQIQLQQHIHLAQQQQQQQQQQQHSPLVKAPPPMAQPPSVPPQQLVRANSQVSSVTPAPATPSPATNLSSFASSSGGMQVNVAKVQEHISKLISHNEAIVENKDILLQKKYPKQLSRSRSFNNASANNASQHAANTTNQHTSSNHISAQMPEREAKVNLAQAIVQKQQQQQQQQQQQLQQQQQQQLQQQEEHLQQQRQYQIYLQHQEQQQQQQQLEPPNGLAKRNNYKPAPSITTPVKQQPHLPPPPSPLPMQTMQYRQDPATPVAKMDQQAMGVHVMPLNLSAKPKPAVVSLPVSSIATSSVASTPTTSTAPTASGSKTAPPTAQPNNSIIKNLLLNARGLAVPIGEGDDAVYSCPICANEFRSADELKQHNSTYCQDASSSAPMSPASSPFRSNSISLSLPELKNHIANSKNPLSLAKLAWCQLKTKRSCLVLNRLNAAQTHARTSTVTAPTATPPATAPATGAGPAPALSSATPATQPIVAPTAIEALRFVDAPLPSPGPLLGKTPLVDFAQQNTPRKAQDSVVITKMHEDRQFPVDLEAQPAKRVKTSDVVIVPSQTQPQVFTFPFSSVSESQSSKEERLRRLTSSGGTMIPISECPELEKSPRVIRTSLLSGGSFQEVGSASKVNEPGSGKDRKLLPLPGGLSTGAQHFQFPPINSITAFNPLTLPQMGGGDKATPSTPIPYVPGIPGPGSLTPQMPLLPPPPQQLQLPVPTGRGRSPNRKQPSPLLMASAAAGELKALSPFGGVQNLPSEFSRLPPTPAQRQALQWNSKEAGKKAPFNFLRMADNVKISEPEVRHFNLDSVIAGKQQQESPLTPLHVDTPNGVATEEASAPSTSSSSAKSKFLRPTSLPLKPGTFTPKRHHGITPTANTLPLISPETPRPSKSCVQLYLNGHAYTYLGLKCSTKMFYCTVNCPQPSYVAGMHKLSMYSVWQVCEENQPHPLGFKLKQVMGLYDSRQRMLGNVSTTAMAGTGKLSYGLVSSQQIVCSPSPNASGSAFYQAQQKSAPAVQVGALSEANVAAKAANDEAQAKKLETSPSGQPLVGGYESHEDYTYIRGRGRGSFKTKGNLTKHMQSKTHFKKCMELGINPGPMPADGEFLDVDMDFDQQSSTSAGGRTSSMAGESDSDDFTDNESESSDTDESKSRLKEHEAARCLLSLSMTPPIPQSVSPYPQLQDTPVPAASPANSIGSSGSQPKRLVCSFTSPKPPFDYQKQEQYYSNPEESKPKRSVASEESAPMDLTKPRSSASAISPLPLVPPVQDLPKSQAQQMREVIFGSSGNESGFMKTLISVSDKVRISAEMEEQAKLGAEGEDVLLQTYIKEQALHHAKMKQSQFSRSYLINTLFSTAAPVMSSSANLLTTTSRPVMSINEVPSIEVHEVKTPDEVPSVAPAIPAPVPAPARSAVAPVANTAPEEGEESDHEKSKVERHNANLPAAVQQPDVNDFSGVLSGPALATTTPAVSVATSTPAPVVTSSTASTPSVSSQPTQRTVIVGEDGFKNSTPSSKSSDLQSGPYARGMPSAPPPIAADARPTCTICSKTFQRQHQLTLHMNIHYMERKFKCEPCSISFRTQGHLQKHERSEAHKNKVMMTSTFGVPTTSNPRPFECTDCKIAFRIHGHLAKHLRSKTHVQKLECLQKLPFGTYAEIERAGISLTEIDTSDCENSLISLKLLAQKLLEKDPNKLSGYTTPSGMMQLAQDATGPTSQDSASEDGFSAAIASAIASLDNDSAGNTPKRASSMSEDETVTNGLNHNLKRRLPGSFSSTGEESDNPAEGTVEKRARSGQPELPAPVPVAVPVAASAAASN from the exons aaTCGACTGTAAATTCACGGAAAAGTGCTCTGGAAACTGCACGTGAAAAACTGAAAG ATGAGCCGCCCGCGAATACGTCACAGGATAATCAATTCGATAATAATATGGAAAATGCAACAACCACAACGGCCAAGCATTACAAGACGACAGGAAAACAGTACAAGACCAATAAGGTGAACAACACGCGACgtgccacagcagcagcagcagcagcagcggcagcagcagcaacagtagcaacaacagcaaccagcagcagcagcacgcCGGCAACCAAGAAGCAGACATATCGGGAAACTGCAACAACCACTCAGAGAACAGGCACTAGCAAGGCTAACAGAGCGGCTAGCACAGCCACAGCATCGACAGAGGCAACAGTGGCAACAGTTGCAACATCAGCAGTAGCAACACCCATcaaggcagcagcaacagttgcCGATGTtgccagcaacagcagcagcaagccCAGTACTAGCACACGCGATAAGCTGAGCGAGTTGCCTCTACCAGCTGccgacaacaacaaccacaataataataataataacaacaatcataataataataataataacaacaaccaCCACAGTGATAATAGTATTAGTGAGAATAATTATGAATTTAAGAGTTGTAGAGATAAAGCAAGTCTAAGTGATAGCAAAATGACGCTACAGCAGATGGCAGCCGTCAGCAGCAACAAGGAGCCAGTGGCTCCAAACAGCAGCAATACCACCGTAacagccgccgccgctgcgGTAGTAACTGCCACGCCCACCGATGAGGCCGCCTTCGGGGAGTGCTCGAACATATCGCGGTATTTGCACAAGAAGTTCAAGCGATTGGCCAGCACCACCGAGGTGGAGAACGCCAACGGCAATGGGAATCTGTCTGGGGATGCCGGTCGCACCACATCGCTGTCCTCAAATAGTTCACTTTcgccgccaccaccgccgATGGTCGCCAATGGCCACCACTTGACCCAACCGCCACAgccgcaacagcaacagcagcagcagcaacaacatccgCAGCCAGTGCCGCCGTCGACGCAGCAACATGATTTTAGTGCCAACTTTGTAAATAGCAATCATGTCAATGCCATCGGTCAGGAGGAGAGCCAGAAGGCAGTGCCCAGAACGCGAACGCCGCTGAGCAGCAGCAATAGCAACACAAACAGCAACTATGCGGCAAATGCCACACTGTCGCCGGCAACATTCGCCCAGCACCAGCAGTTGACGCAGCCAACGGCAGGAGGTGGAGTGCCAggtggcggaggaggaggtggtggcggtggagtTACTACTCCCGCAGGTGAGAAGGCCGGACGATATGTCTGCCCGTATTGCAGTTTGATTTGTGCCAAGCCCTCGGTGCTGGAGAAGCACATCAGGGCACATACCAACGAGAGACCCTATCCCTGCGATCCCTGCGGCATTGCCTTCAAAACGAAGAGCAATCTGTATAAGCACTGCCGCTCCAGGTCGCATGCAGCCAGAGCCCGGGGCTTGGAGGTGCCACCAGATGCGGATGATGGTCTCTCCGACCAGGATGCGGACCTGAGTAACAGTAGTTCCGAGTTG CCAAGTCGCGCTGGATCGCCATATGATGAGCCCATGAGCTCGCCCACACCCTCACCCTCCACCTTGTCGGCGGCGAAGAGCGCCTACATCCAGCAGCCGCCACTCCCCCAGCACATGCAACAGTTGCCGCTGGGATCGCCGGCCGCTGGGACTCTACCACCCGCCACGGCGGACAACCTGCACTCGGCCACTGCCCAGCACCGGTCGTCTGTCGACTACAAGCCATACAAGCCCAAGTTCCACAACGCCTCGCTTTACGCTCCTGGCAGCAGCAAggatcagcagcagcagcagttgcacttggcacagcagcagcagcaacaacagcagcagcaacagcagttgGCGCAGCAGAAGCTGTTGACGCAACTGCCGATGGTGCAGCAGCCGTCGCTGACACATCCCACGCTCTCGCCCAGCACCCAGATGAAGATGAAGAATCACATCACCTCGCACCAGCtgcagttgcagctgcagcagcagttgcACGCCCAGCAATCGCTCCTGGTCGGCCTGCCGCCGGTGCCCCCAGCTGGGGTGTACTACTTGGGCCAGCCTCCCTATTACAATCAGGATCCTACCGCGGCTGCGATCCATCAGCAGCTAGTCCTCCAGCAAATCCAACTGCAGCAACACATCCACCTGgcccaacagcaacagcaacagcagcagcagcagcaacactcTCCGTTGGTTAAGGCACCGCCGCCAATGGCACAGCCGCCCAGTGTTCCCCCGCAACAG CTGGTGCGAGCCAACAGTCAGGTTTCCAGTGTAACCCCAGCACCGGCCACTCCCTCGCCCGCCACAAATCTCAGCAGTTTCGCGAGCTCCAGCGGCGGCATGCAAGTG AATGTGGCCAAAGTTCAGGAGCACATATCGAAGCTGATTTCGCACAACGAGGCCATTGTGGAGAACAAAGACATACTGCTGCAGAAGAAGTATCCGAAGCAGCTGAGCCGATCCCGCAGCTTCAACAATGCCAGCGCCAATAATGCGTCGCAACACGCCGCCAACACAACGAACCAGCATACGAGCAGCAATCACATTAGTGCCCAGATGCCGGAGCGGGAGGCCAAAGTTAATTTGGCCCAGGCCATTGtccagaagcagcagcagcagcaacaacagcagcaacagcaactgcagcaacaacagcagcagcaactgcagcaaCAGGAAGAGCACCTGCAGCAGCAAAGGCAGTATCAGATCTACTTgcaacatcaggagcaacagcaacagcagcagcagctggagCCCCCTAATGGATTGGCGAAGAGGAACAACTACAAGCCAGCTCCCTCGATAACTACGCCAGTGAAGCAGCAGCCCCATCTGCCACCGCCACCCTCGCCACTGCCCATGCAGACAATGCAGTATCGCCAGGATCCGGCCACCCCGGTGGCCAAGATGGACCAACAGGCGATGGGGGTGCATGTGATGCCTTTGAACTTGTCGGCGAAACCGAAGCCCGCCGTAGTTAGTCTGCCCGTCAGCTCCATAGCCACCAGTTCCGTGGCGTCCACCCCCACCACCTCCACAGCTCCTACGGCCAGCGGCTCGAAAACTGCCCCACCCACTGCCCAGCCAAACAACTCCATCATCAAAAACCTCCTGTTGAACGCTCGGGGACTAGCCGTGCCCATTGGAGAGGGCGACGACGCTGTCTACTCGTGTCCCATTTGTGCCAATGAGTTCCGCAGTGCGGACGAGCTGAAGCAGCACAACAGCACCTATTGCCAGGATGCGAGCTCCAGCGCCCCCATGAGTCCGGCCTCATCGCCCTTCCGCTCCAACTCGATCTCGCTCAGCCTGCCGGAGCTGAAGAACCACATTGCCAACTCAAAGAATCCTCTGTCGCTGGCCAAGCTGGCCTGGTGTCAGCTGAAGACCAAGAGGAGCTGCCTGGTCCTCAATCGCCTAAATGCGGCTCAAACGCACGCAAGGACCTCTACGGTGACAGCACCCACAGCCACTCCTCCGGCCACTGCTCCTGCCACTGGTGCGGGCCCTGCTCCTGCTCTTTCCAGTGCCACTCCAGCCACTCAACCAATAGTTGCTCCCACAGCCATCGAAGCTCTGCGCTTCGTGGACGCACCACTGCCATCGCCAGGACCTCTCCTCGGAAAGACGCCACTGGTGGACTTTGCCCAGCAGAACACACCCCGCAAGGCCCAAGACTCCGTTGTCATTACGAAAATGCACGAGGACCGGCAGTTCCCTGTCGACTTGGAAGCTCAGCCGGCCAAGCGAGTAAAGACCAGCGATGTCGTCATAGTTCCTTCCCAGACTCAGCCGCAGGTCTTCACATTTCCCTTCAGCAGCGTCTCGGAGTCGCAGTCCAGCAAGGAAGAGCGCTTGCGGAGATTGACGTCCTCTGGAGGCACCATGATTCCCATCTCGGAGTGCCCCGAGCTGGAGAAGAGTCCCAGGGTGATACGTACTTCGCTGTTGTCGGGCGGAAGCTTCCAGGAGGTCGGAAGTGCCTCCAAGGTCAACGAGCCGGGATCGGGCAAGGACCGGAAGCTACTGCCGCTGCCCGGTGGCCTGTCCACGGGCGCCCAGCACTTTCAGTTCCCGCCCATCAACTCGATTACTGCCTTCAATCCTCTGACCCTGCCGCAGATGGGCGGTGGGGACAAGGCTACCCCCAGCACACCGATTCCCTACGTGCCGGGCATCCCAGGACCTGGCAGTCTGACGCCTCAGATGCCCCTGCTTCCGCCGCCGCCGCAACAGTTGCAGCTGCCGGTGCCCACGGGTCGCGGCCGCAGTCCGAACCGGAAGCAGCCCAGTCCGCTCTTGATGGCCAGCGCAGCTGCTGGCGAACTGAAGGCGTTGTCTCCCTTCGGCGGAGTTCAGAATCTTCCCAGCGAGTTCAGCCGACTGCCGCCAACGCCCGCCCAGCGTCAGGCCCTCCAGTGGAACAGCAAGGAGGCCGGCAAGAAGGCGCCGTTCAACTTCCTGCGAATGGCCGACAACGTAAAGATCTCTGAGCCGGAGGTGCGTCACTTCAACCTGGACAGCGTGATTGCCGgaaagcagcagcaggagtCGCCATTAACGCCGCTCCACGTGGACACGCCCAATGGAGTAGCCACCGAGGAAGCGAGTGCCCCCTCCACGTCCAGTTCCTCCGCCAAATCCAAGTTCCTGCGACCCACTAGCTTGCCTTTGAAGCCGGGAACGTTTACCCCGAAACGCCATCATGGAATCACTCCCACGGCCAATACACTGCCACTCATTTCTCCGGAGACGCCGAGGCCGTCGAAGTCCTGCGTCCAGCTGTATCTGAACGGGCATGCCTACACCTACCTGGGCCTGAAGTGCAGCACCAAGATGTTCTACTGCACGGTGAACTGCCCGCAGCCCTCGTACGTGGCCGGCATGCACAAGCTGTCGATGTACAGCGTGTGGCAGGTGTGCGAGGAGAACCAGCCGCATCCTCTGGGCTTCAAGCTGAAGCAGGTCATGGGCCTCTACGACTCCCGCCAGCGGATGCTGGGCAACGTGAGCACCACTGCGATGGCTGGAACTGGGAAGCTGAGCTACGGCCTGGTCTCGTCCCAGCAGATCGTGTGCTCCCCCTCGCCCAACGCCAGTGGCAGTGCCTTCTACCAGGCCCAACAGAAGTCGGCGCCAGCCGTCCAGGTGGGCGCTCTCAGCGAGGCGAATGTGGCGGCCAAGGCGGCCAACGACGAGGCGCAAGCCAAGAAGCTGGAGACCAGCCCCTCCGGACAACCGCTGGTGGGCGGATACGAGTCGCACGAGGACTACACCTACATCCGGGGCCGAGGAAGAGGCAG CTTCAAAACCAAGGGGAACCTGACCAAGCACATGCAGTCCAAGACGCACTTCAAAAAGTGCATGGAACTGGGCATCAATCCGGGACCCATGCCCGCTGATGGCGAATTTTTGGACGTGGACATGGACTTTGATCAGCAGTCGTCCACTTCGGCCGGAGGACGCACATCCTCCATGGCCGGGGAGTCAGATTCCGATGACTTCACCGACAACGAATCGGAAAGTAGTG ACACGGATGAGTCGAAATCGCGGCTGAAGGAGCACGAGGCGGCCAGATGCCTCCTGTCGCTGTCCATGACACCGCCCATTCCTCAGAGTGTCTCCCCTTATCCGCAACTGCAGGATACACCTGTTCCGGCCGCCAGCCCGGCCAACAGTATTGGATCCTCGGGATCGCAGCCAAAGCGATTGGTTTGCTCCTTCACCTCACCGAAGCCTCCGTTCGACTACCAGAAGCAGGAACAGTATTACTCCAATCCGGAGGAGTCCAAGCCGAAGCGAAGCGTGGCCAGCGAGGAGAGCGCTCCCATGGATCTCACCAAGCCACGTAGCTCTGCGTCGGCCATCTCGCCCTTGCCGCTGGTCCCGCCTGTGCAGGACCTCCCCAAGTCACAGGCCCAGCAGATGCGCGAGGTGATCTTCGGCAGCTCTGGCAACGAGAGCGGCTTCATGAAGACCCTGATCTCGGTGTCGGACAAGGTGCGCATCTCCGCCGAAATGGAGGAGCAGGCCAAGCTGGGGGCCGAGGGCGAGGACGTGCTGCTGCAGACGTACATCAAGGAGCAGGCTCTCCACCACGCCAAGATGAAGCAGAGCCAGTTCAGCCGCAGCTACTTGATCAATACCCTGTTCTCCACTGCGGCGCCGGTGATGAGCAGCAGTGCCAATCTGCTGACCACCACCAGCCGGCCAGTCATGAGCATAAACGAGGTGCCCAGCATCGAAGTGCACGAGGTGAAGACACCGGATGAGGTGCCGTCTGTGGCTCCTGCTATTCCAGCTCCAGTGCCGGCTCCAGCTCGCTCTGCTGTCGCACCCGTTGCCAACACAGCTCCGGAGGAAGGAGAGGAGAGCGATCACGAGAAGTCCAAGGTGGAGCGACACAATGCCAACTTGCCGGCTGCAGTGCAACAGCCGGATGTCAATGACTTCAGCGGAGTGCTGAGCGGCCCGGCCCTTGCCACAACTACACCTGCAGTATCTGTGGCCACGTCCACTCCCGCACCTGTGGTCACATCCAGCACCGCCTCCACACCCAGCGTCTCATCCCAGCCCACGCAACGCACTGTGATTGTGGGCGAAGATGGCTTCAAGAACTCCACGCCCAGCAGCAAGAGCAGCGATCTCCAGTCGGGTCCCTACGCCCGGGGCATGCCATCAGCTCCTCCGCCGATCGCTGCCGATGCCCGGCCCACCTGCACCATCTGCTCGAAGACGTTCCAGCGGCAGCATCAGCTCACCCTCCACATGAACATCCACTACATGGAGCGGAAGTTCAAGTGCGAGCCCTGCAGCATCTCCTTCCGCACCCAGGGCCATCTGCAGAAGCACGAGCGATCCGAGGCGCACAAGAACAAGGTGATGATGACGTCGACGTTCGGAGTGCCCACCACATCCAATCCGCGTCCCTTCGAGTGCACCGACTGCAAGATCGCCTTCCGCATCCACGGGCATCTGGCCAAGCATCTGCGCTCCAAGACTCATGTCCAGAAGCTGGAGTGCCTGCAGAAGCTGCCATTCGGAACGTACGCGGAAATCGAACGGGCTGGCATCAGTCTCACGGAGATCGACACCAGTGACTGCGAGAATTCGTTGATTTCCCTGAAGCTACTGGCCCagaagctgctggagaaggatCCCAACAAGCTGAGTGGCTACACCACGCCGTCGGGAATGATGCAGCTGGCCCAGGACGCCACTGGCCCGACCTCGCAGGACAGTGCCTCCGAGGATGGCTTCAGTGCCGCCATAGCCTCGGCCATTGCATCGCTGGACAACGACAGTGCTGGGAACACACCGAAGCGTGCCAGTTCCATGTCCGAGGACGAGACAGTGACCAATGGCCTGAACCACAATCTGAAGCGACGCTTGCCGGGAAGCTTTAGCAGCACCGGCGAAGAGAGCGACAATCCGGCGGAGGGCACTGTCGAGAAGCGGGCGCGATCCGGACAACCGGAGTTGCCAGCTCCTGTGCCCGTGGCTGTTCCGGTGGCCGCCTCAGCGGCAGCCAGCAACTGA